From the genome of Verrucomicrobiota bacterium, one region includes:
- a CDS encoding type II toxin-antitoxin system VapC family toxin — MSGYYDPIVAATARHLGSQLATFNRRHFEHIRGLSLVTL, encoded by the coding sequence ATGAGTGGTTACTACGACCCGATCGTGGCGGCAACCGCCCGGCATCTCGGCAGCCAACTCGCCACCTTCAACCGGCGCCACTTCGAGCACATCCGAGGATTGAGCCTGGTAACGCTCTAA